Proteins from one Deltaproteobacteria bacterium genomic window:
- a CDS encoding alpha/beta hydrolase, whose amino-acid sequence MTTTPDFIEETLDIAGTSVQVRRGGSGEPLLILHSELGVPDWLRAHELLAERYSVYIPSLPGFGASSFPDWLMTVRDLSAWVNWFVRESGLATPLNVIGFSMGGWIAAEMATVNSAIFSKMVLVGAAGVKPREGEIWDYFLNSGKEAFQQAFHDHESEAYLKYYGKNWDPDEAEQVETNREAAIRYLWRPYMHSVTLPDLLPGVATPTLLVWGRQDGIVPISSCERYQECIPGAQASVIEDCGHMPEMEKPEEFAKVVLDFLGG is encoded by the coding sequence GTGACCACCACGCCCGACTTCATCGAAGAGACTCTCGACATCGCCGGCACATCCGTGCAGGTGCGGCGGGGCGGCTCCGGAGAGCCGTTGCTGATCCTCCACAGCGAACTGGGTGTGCCGGACTGGCTTCGAGCGCACGAGCTTCTGGCCGAGCGTTACTCCGTGTACATCCCTTCCCTGCCCGGTTTCGGCGCCTCCTCATTTCCCGACTGGTTGATGACGGTGCGGGACCTGTCCGCGTGGGTCAACTGGTTCGTCCGGGAAAGCGGCCTCGCGACCCCGCTCAACGTCATCGGATTCTCCATGGGGGGCTGGATCGCGGCCGAAATGGCCACTGTAAACAGCGCCATCTTCTCGAAGATGGTCCTCGTGGGAGCGGCGGGCGTCAAGCCGCGCGAGGGCGAGATCTGGGACTATTTCCTCAACTCCGGGAAGGAAGCGTTCCAGCAGGCGTTCCACGACCACGAGTCGGAAGCGTACCTGAAGTACTACGGCAAGAACTGGGACCCGGACGAGGCCGAGCAGGTGGAGACCAACCGGGAGGCGGCCATCCGCTACCTGTGGCGGCCTTACATGCACAGCGTCACATTGCCGGACCTCCTCCCGGGCGTCGCCACCCCGACGCTCCTGGTGTGGGGCAGGCAGGACGGCATCGTCCCCATCAGCAGTTGCGAGCGCTACCAGGAATGCATACCCGGCGCCCAAGCCTCGGTCATCGAGGACTGCGGGCACATGCCCGAGATGGAGAAGCCGGAGGAGTTCGCCAAGGTCGTTCTGGATTTTCTCGGGGGGTGA